The genomic segment TGCGGGGGTGCAGACTGCAAATTAGCGGCAACTCATATTCTGTATAGAGGCTATGCAAAGCTGTGATGAAGTTTTCCAGACGGTTCCCGTCGTCGACATTTTCCGTCCGGTGCAAGGTTACGAGAAAATAGCCTTGCGCGGCAACGCCCATTGTTTGCAGCACCTGGCTTTGTGTAATTTTGTCTGCATAATGGCTGAGAACCTCGCCAATAGGATTGCCTGTAACATAGATCCGGCTGCCATCCATGCCTTCACGCAGCAAATTAGCCCGGCTTCGTTCTGTGTAAGGCAATAGAATATCGCTGCAATGATCGACAATTCGGCGGTTGCTCTCTTCTGGCACCCGGTCGTCATAACAACGGTTGCCTGCTTCCATATGATAAACCGGAATGTGCAGCCGTTTGGCGACCAGTGCCGATAAGGCACTGTTGGTATCTCCCAGGATTAGTAGGCGATCAGGTTGCTCCTTGAGCATCACTTGTTCGCATTTGCAGAGTATCTCGCCTATTTGGCTCATCATGGTCTGTGTCCGACAGTCGAGCAAATAGTCCGGAGATCTCAGTTGTAGTTCAGTGAAAAATATATCACTTAAGGTTCGGTCAAAATTTTGGCCAGTATGCACAAGAATATGCTCACAAAGGTCGTCCAGCAAAGGAATAATCCGGCTTAAGCGAATAATTTCCGGACGTGTGCCTAAAATGGTCATAATCTTCATTGCAGCAACTCCCTTCTCTTGTTAACGTCGATGCCACATTACCATTGCTCACTTTACGAGCGCGTTGCCTTTCTTTCAAATTATGCAGATGCAGTCAGACTAATTATTAGATTTTTTTACTACTTTATAATCCTTTATATTATGCGTCCACACCATTGCAACAGGAATTACATACACTATAAGTGGAATTAATTTTTAGCTGTGGAGGCAATTATCACTATGGATTATGAAATCATTATCATATCAAATAGACCTCACCTTAGCCAGGAAGCGCAAGCTTGTTTAGAGGGCTTGAATAGCAGGATTTTTGACGGTACCAATTATCCCTCCTTTTCAAAAATTGTAA from the Sporomusaceae bacterium FL31 genome contains:
- a CDS encoding UDP-N-acetyl glucosamine 2-epimerase, encoding MKIMTILGTRPEIIRLSRIIPLLDDLCEHILVHTGQNFDRTLSDIFFTELQLRSPDYLLDCRTQTMMSQIGEILCKCEQVMLKEQPDRLLILGDTNSALSALVAKRLHIPVYHMEAGNRCYDDRVPEESNRRIVDHCSDILLPYTERSRANLLREGMDGSRIYVTGNPIGEVLSHYADKITQSQVLQTMGVAAQGYFLVTLHRTENVDDGNRLENFITALHSLYTEYELPLICSLHPRTRSQLAKQKKTFAGTGIQVVEPLGLFDFVSLEQNAYCVLSDSGTVQEECCLYKTPNVTLRDVTERPETLEAGSNMLAGCDPSAILRAVQTVLHQGRSWNSPPEYLVNNVSQKVIKILLGM